GGCTACTGAAAACACAAGGGACGTTTTATCCTTTCCGGTCATTTCAGGTTCAAAATTGCCTATAATTAAAAACCTCGTATAATTGTTTGTAAAATCTTCTATATTTTTATTAACTATTTTTAGACCGTAAACAAGCTCAGACATTTCAGATGCTATCGCAGCAGAAGTCTCATCCTTTGACGCAATCTCTGCAGCCTTTGCGGTTGATTCTACCTCAATTATTGGAATACTTCCTGCCTCCCTTGAAAGCCACTTACGGCACTGAGCTATCGCATGAGGGTGAGAATATATCCTTTTTATATCTTCAAGCTTACCTGTTTTATTCATCAAATGATGACTTACCTCTAAAAATACTTCACCACAAATTTTCAAGTTTGAACTCATAAACATGTCAAGAGCATGATTAACAACTCCCTCAAGGGAATTTTCAATGGGAATAATACCATAGTCACACCTTTTTTTCTCCACATCTTCAAATACCTCAGGGATACTTCTAGAAGGCAATAACTTTGCAGACAAACCAAAGTGCTTTATCCCTGCAAGGTGCGTAAAGGTGCCTTCAGGCCCGAGGTAAGCAATTTTTTGCACCTCTTCAAGAGAGAGTGATGCCGATATAATTTCCCTAAATACACTCTTTAAAGACTCATTTGGAAATGGTCCTGAATTAATCGCTTTCAACCTTTCATAGATTGCCTTCTCCCTTGACGGCACATAAAGAGGTTTGTTTTGCGACTGTTTAATCTTACCTATTTCAATAACACAACGGGCTCTTTCATTTAGCAGTTCGAGTATCTTTTCGTCAATATTGTCAATCTGTTGTCTTAACTCGTCAATACTTTTCATATAACATTCCTATTTATTTTTTAGAAAAATACCAAAAAGTTAAAAAATATTCAACTTTTTTTAGTTTGACATGAAAAAATACTATAATATCAATGGACTAAATTTAAAACACTCTTTTATAAGATTTTAAGAATATATTTTGTAAGATGGTAGCAAAAAATTTAACAAAACTTAACAGTAAATTATAGAAATTTTTAAAATAAAAATGTTATTTGTTTGCTATAATTTAATTTGTTATTGACTTAAAAAAATAAATAAATATCTTAGGACTCAAGATTTAGGACATCCTCCCAATAGTAATAGATTAACTCCCCCAAACTTGCCCCTTTTAAAGGGGCATTTTATTTATCCTAAACTTTACAGTTTTATTTAGTCAGTGCATCTATGATATCGTTTATAGATACATCCAAAGGGATTTGAATCAACTTATCCCGACTATGCTCACCTACCAATATATTAACAGCACTTTTCTTCAAATTAAGCTTTTTCGAAATAAATTTTATTAATTCCTTATTAGCGGCACCGTCTACCGGAGGAGCGCATAGCTTAATTTTTAGAATATCATCGTTATAAAATCCCACACACTCTGTCTTTTTTGCTGAAGGCTGAACATGAAGCTTAATTTTCATCAGGATATGTGACAATTCCGGCGTCTTTATAATAAGCACTATTTAATAGAAGTGACTCCAA
This DNA window, taken from Deferrivibrio essentukiensis, encodes the following:
- the pheA gene encoding prephenate dehydratase; translation: MKSIDELRQQIDNIDEKILELLNERARCVIEIGKIKQSQNKPLYVPSREKAIYERLKAINSGPFPNESLKSVFREIISASLSLEEVQKIAYLGPEGTFTHLAGIKHFGLSAKLLPSRSIPEVFEDVEKKRCDYGIIPIENSLEGVVNHALDMFMSSNLKICGEVFLEVSHHLMNKTGKLEDIKRIYSHPHAIAQCRKWLSREAGSIPIIEVESTAKAAEIASKDETSAAIASEMSELVYGLKIVNKNIEDFTNNYTRFLIIGNFEPEMTGKDKTSLVFSVAHRAGSLYSALKSFSENEINMTKIESRPSKMKAWEYVFYVDIDGHYKDKKIKDAIDKFSNEVSFFKILGSYPKGEK
- a CDS encoding DUF167 domain-containing protein, which encodes MKIKLHVQPSAKKTECVGFYNDDILKIKLCAPPVDGAANKELIKFISKKLNLKKSAVNILVGEHSRDKLIQIPLDVSINDIIDALTK